In the Nerophis ophidion isolate RoL-2023_Sa linkage group LG19, RoL_Noph_v1.0, whole genome shotgun sequence genome, one interval contains:
- the LOC133538191 gene encoding alpha-tectorin-like, with product MFLLLLVLTTAVSLLPGVTAQFVRTLNTTRCPIKFYGTNYNTLFINITNGRAALCFKGQFVNGEPNDCLIVYRAEANRGNTGVNANSVTTSNSLFLENLPTLTGISTCFVRVRLRNNNNNNLIIIVFRQFGDQQAVRFNLEDTSNPVERAFTLLNGVEMDSFNLTGSTPFFEDLSGCRYKDVFYYPNTTTCDSQGNFIHCNATAHLDAIPQINDYCVQGAICTVTGSTIIDYSDNSTSVDDRCAYTLFSNSSVYVVGVFKERRRKDVMFLDRVVIELLEYDYVIQLGPGVKVLVNNTYVNVSSVVEEHEGLDLHQDQTGVTVTIYQSDYNITVFFNGDTAQILLTHPWMLAETEKNITENSDGLCVNSSVALSVMKSNDFSSAGCEMQYSEPADESINCTTVTEHCQVLNGYDFTDCHTVIDPKPYISACNYTLCHYPDVDGLRCEFLEAYAHACSLKQDHMLDDWRKDANCPAPQAFCNDTRCVDHEFCADGINGQINCFCRAIFASDFRSNDTLGDPAVCMNNTGSITLVGCLLEEKGFRYTDLHLNDDSCGGYRDMDHMVTFNFSNSNACGTVVTANDSVVVYKNSVTGLNTSEIVANFDEFHVNFSCYHNQPDVQSVRFRIKDNSVFQQVVSESWNYTLKMTVYEDDRHTQPVTLDTEIQLNQRVWVELMTEGLDDNLVYLVTNSCWATNSSLPNEGLRYDLISDGCPSPVEPSVNVMYNGVAVSNSFSFNMFYFTGGNYEVYLHCKVELCPNQSGDCQPSCGGAAKRRRRAARSEYVDESPALISMSWSN from the exons ATGTTCCTTCTCCTCCTGGTTCTCACGACTGCAGTTAGCCTGCTGCCAG GTGTGACTGCCCAATTCGTACGGACATTGAACACCACCAGGTGTCCCATCAAGTTTTACGGAACGAATTACAACACGCTGTTT ATAAACATCACGAACGGCCGAGCCGCGCTCTGCTTCAAGGGCCAATTCGTCAATGGAGAACCAAACGACTGTCTGATTGTTTATCGAGCAGAGGCGAACCGAGGTAACACGGGGGTCAACGCAAATAGCGTAACAACTTCAAACAGTCTGTTTCTGGAAAATCTGCCAACTCTAACGGGGATATCAACGTGCTTTGTACGAGTGCGATtacgcaacaacaacaacaacaacctg ATCATCATCGTTTTCCGGCAGTTTGGAGATCAACAAGCTGTTCGTTTTAATCTTGAGGACACATCTAACCCG GTCGAACGTGCATTTACCTTGCTAAACGGAGTGGAAATGGATAGCTTTAACCTCACAGGTTCAACTCCATTCTTCGAGGATTTGAGTGGCTGCAGATACAAAG ATGTGTTTTACTACCCGAACACCACTACTTGTGACTCGCAAGGAAACTTCATTCATTGTAACGCAACAGCACACCTCGACGCCATCCCTCAAATAAACGACTA CTGTGTGCAAGGTGCCATCTGCACTGTGACTGGCTCCACAATCATCGATTACTCGGACAACTCCACCTCCGTGGATGATCGCTGCGCCTACACTTTGTTCTCAAATTCAAGCGTCTACGTGGTGGGCGTTTTCAAGGAACGTCGTCGAAAAGACGTCATGTTTTTGGACCGTGTCGTCATCGAGCTGCTGGAGTATGACTACGTCATTCAACTGGGACCAGGTGTGAAGGTTCTG GTGAACAACACCTATGTGAACGTCAGCAGTGTGGTTGAAGAGCATGAAGGTTTGGACCTCCACCAGGACCAGACTGGAGTCACAGTCACCATTTATCAGTCTGACTACAACATTACTGTCTTTTTTAACGGAGACACAGCTCAGATCCTCCTAACACATCCATGGATGTTGGCAG AAACTGAAAAAAACATAACTGAAAATTCCGACGGACTTTGTGTAAACTCCAGCGTGGCTTTGAGTGTCATGAAGTCGAATGATTTCAGCTCTGCGGG CTGTGAGATGCAGTACAGTGAGCCGGCTGACGAATCCATCAATTGCACCACAGTGACTGAACA CTGTCAAGTCCTAAACGGCTACGACTTCACCGACTGTCACACGGTTATTGACCCCAAGCCGTACATTTCCGCCTGCAACTATACGCTGTGTCATTATCCAGATGTGGACGGCCTCAGGTGTGAATTTCTGGAGGCCTACGCCCACGCCTGCAGCCTGAAACAGGACCACATGTTGGACGACTGGAGAAAGGATGCCAACTGCC CTGCCCCTCAGGCCTTCTGCAATGACACACGCTGTGTTGATCACGAGTTCTGCGCTGACGGcatcaacggtcaaatcaactgCTTCTGTCGAGCCATTTTTGCTTCCGACTTCAGGTCCAATGACACTTTAG GTGATCCGGCGGTCTGCATGAACAACACTGGTTCAATCACTCTGGTTGGTTGTCTCCTGGAGGAAAAAGGCTTCAGATACACGGATTTGCACCTCAATGATGATTCTTGTGGAGGTTACAGAGACATGGACCATATGGTGACCTTCAACTTTAGTAACAGCAACGCCTGTGGGACGGTGGTCACG GCCAATGACAGCGTGGTTGTGTACAAGAACAGTGTCACTGGATTGAACACCTCTGAAATTGTTGCTAACTTTGACGAATTCCATGTTAACTTTTCCTGCTACCATAACCAGCCAGACGTCCAGAGTGTGCGCTTTAGAATCAAAGACAA ctctGTTTTCCAGCAGGTGGTATCTGAATCCTGGAATTACACTCTGAAGATGACAGTCTACGAGGACGACCGACACACACAACCTGTGACGTTAGATACAGAAATTCAGTTGAACCAGAGGGTCTGGGTGGAGCTGATGACAGAAGGTCTGGATGACAACCTGGTCTACTTGGTGACCAACTCCTGTTGGGCCACCAACAGCTCATTGCCCAATGAGGGTCTGAGATACGACCTGATCTCTGATGG TTGTCCGAGCCCTGTGGAGCCCTCAGTGAACGTGATGTACAATGGCGTTGCAGTGTCCAACAGCTTCTCCTTCAACATGTTCTACTTCACTGGAGGAAACTATGAGGTCTACTTGCACTGCAAAGTTGAACTGTGCCCCAACCAGAGTGGAGACTGCCAGCCG AGTTGTGGTGGTGCTGCAAAGAGAAGACGCAGGGCTGCCAGGTCTGAATATGTTGATGAAAGCCCCGCCCTCATCAGCATGTCCTGGTCCAATTAG